A region from the Caldicellulosiruptor naganoensis genome encodes:
- a CDS encoding pyridoxal-phosphate-dependent aminotransferase family protein — MRKPKLLMTPGPTPLPPEVIAAMSQQIIHHRTKEFGEIFSRVNENLKKVFQTKNNVLTFAASGTGAMEASAVNFFSEGDTVLVVSVGVFGDRFINICKTFGLNVIEKKYNYGDVANIDEVIEIIESNRDIKGVFITHNETSTGVTNPIEKLARYLKNTDKILIVDAVSSLGAIDLKTDEWGVDVVVTGSQKALMSPPGLAFVSVSDKAWEFYKTSKLRKFYWDFKKYQDNLLKETQDTPFTPAVTLIRAVDVGLKLILDYGLENNFKRHARLAHLTQLAAEKLNLELLPKKEYSSAVITAIKSPEGVDIEKVRKIMNQKYDIMVTGGQASLKGKIIRIGHMGYVDEFDLLKTIECFELALLECGYKNFEVGEATKAVLQEIAKEVR, encoded by the coding sequence ATGAGAAAACCAAAGCTTTTAATGACGCCTGGTCCAACTCCACTTCCACCAGAGGTAATTGCTGCCATGTCACAGCAGATTATTCATCATCGAACAAAAGAATTTGGTGAAATTTTTTCAAGAGTTAACGAAAACCTAAAAAAGGTTTTTCAAACAAAGAACAACGTACTCACCTTTGCAGCATCGGGTACTGGTGCAATGGAAGCAAGTGCTGTCAATTTCTTTTCTGAAGGCGATACCGTTTTAGTTGTATCAGTGGGGGTTTTTGGTGATAGGTTTATAAATATATGCAAAACATTTGGTTTGAATGTTATTGAGAAGAAATATAACTATGGGGATGTTGCAAATATAGATGAAGTAATTGAAATAATTGAAAGCAACAGAGATATAAAAGGTGTGTTTATAACTCACAACGAAACATCAACAGGTGTTACAAACCCCATAGAAAAGCTTGCAAGGTATCTAAAAAATACAGACAAGATTTTAATTGTTGATGCTGTAAGTTCGCTTGGTGCAATTGATTTAAAGACTGATGAGTGGGGAGTTGACGTTGTTGTTACAGGTTCTCAAAAAGCTTTGATGTCCCCGCCTGGACTTGCTTTTGTTTCTGTATCAGATAAGGCATGGGAATTTTATAAGACTTCAAAATTGAGAAAATTCTACTGGGACTTTAAGAAGTACCAGGACAACCTTTTAAAAGAAACCCAAGACACACCATTCACTCCTGCAGTGACATTAATTAGAGCTGTTGATGTGGGACTGAAGCTTATTCTTGACTATGGACTTGAAAACAACTTCAAAAGACATGCAAGACTTGCACATCTTACCCAACTTGCTGCTGAAAAGCTGAATTTAGAACTTCTACCCAAAAAGGAATACTCTTCTGCTGTTATCACTGCAATCAAGTCTCCAGAAGGTGTTGATATAGAGAAGGTAAGAAAGATAATGAATCAAAAATATGACATAATGGTAACAGGAGGACAAGCATCACTTAAAGGGAAGATTATAAGAATTGGACACATGGGATACGTTGACGAGTTTGATCTTTTAAAGACAATTGAGTGTTTTGAGCTTGCACTTTTGGAGTGCGGTTATAAAAATTTTGAAGTTGGAGAAGCAACTAAAGCAGTGCTTCAAGAAATTGCCAAGGAGGTAAGATAA
- a CDS encoding DegV family protein, which yields MGVTIVTDSTADLSPQMYEKFGIKMVPLTVYFGEEAYKDWLEIDPVSFYQKLKNATDLPRTSQPSPDQFLEVFKGELEKGNEVVSIHLSAKLSGTYNSACIARDMLDSSKIFVIDGKTASIGTGILAIIAKRLADEGKSAEEIAEIIEQKIKTIRHLFAVETLEYLKKGGRISPAKATIGNILNIKPILQIVDGIVEPFDKVRGMKRALPRIIEEVKNKGLDLTKQVCGLSYAGSLDEAKEYEGLIKSELSPGELIVTQIGSVIGTYVGPGTVAFIFFEE from the coding sequence ATGGGTGTTACAATTGTGACAGACTCGACAGCTGATTTAAGTCCCCAGATGTATGAGAAATTTGGAATCAAAATGGTGCCACTTACTGTCTACTTTGGAGAAGAAGCTTATAAAGATTGGTTGGAAATAGACCCCGTTAGCTTTTACCAAAAACTCAAGAATGCTACTGATCTTCCCAGAACATCACAGCCAAGCCCTGATCAATTTTTAGAGGTTTTTAAAGGTGAGCTTGAAAAAGGAAATGAAGTTGTGTCAATACATCTTTCAGCAAAGCTTTCTGGCACGTACAACTCTGCCTGCATTGCAAGAGATATGTTAGATAGTAGCAAAATCTTTGTCATAGATGGAAAGACTGCATCCATTGGTACAGGAATTTTAGCAATAATTGCAAAAAGGTTAGCAGATGAAGGCAAAAGTGCAGAGGAGATTGCAGAGATTATTGAACAAAAGATAAAGACTATTCGACATCTTTTTGCTGTTGAAACCTTGGAGTATCTTAAAAAGGGTGGAAGAATTTCCCCTGCAAAAGCAACAATTGGTAATATTTTAAATATAAAACCGATCTTACAAATTGTAGATGGTATTGTTGAACCGTTTGACAAGGTACGGGGAATGAAAAGAGCGCTTCCAAGAATAATTGAAGAGGTAAAAAATAAAGGACTTGATTTGACAAAACAAGTTTGTGGTCTTTCATATGCGGGAAGCTTAGATGAGGCAAAAGAATATGAAGGTCTAATAAAAAGTGAACTTTCTCCGGGAGAGCTTATTGTGACGCAGATAGGAAGTGTTATTGGCACATATGTTGGACCGGGCACGGTTGCTTTTATATTCTTTGAGGAATAA
- a CDS encoding DUF1015 domain-containing protein — translation MANIRAFRGLRYSPEVKLDDCICPPYDIISESEREELYKKSEYNIIRVEFGKEFEGDNEQNNKFTRAKKYLDEWIQKGILKFDEKESVYVIEQEFEVEGRRYKRTGLIVLLELVDFEEGIVIPHEFTLSKPKQERLNLLKHTRANISSIFGLYEDKEFNVKQVLDSIKAKKEDINYNGIGTFERMWIVSDDDIIDKLKKLFSDKKIFIADGHHRYETALEYKKEMMQKEDYSKDADYNYIMITLTALEDEGIVILPTHRIVLSTDVEENIFIERLKENFDIEEGKYEPLKKKLAAYRKYAFLVYTYNRNYYLIKLKDPERALKNVEGSKAYKNLDVVVLQKLVLNDVLNITDEDILHQRNLKYTKSDKELIDIVDSGGKYGFILNPTLVEELKEVSLSGEKMPQKSTYFYPKLMTGNVIFVHQK, via the coding sequence ATGGCAAATATCAGAGCTTTTAGGGGTTTGAGATATTCACCTGAAGTCAAGTTAGATGACTGTATTTGTCCGCCTTATGATATAATCTCAGAAAGCGAGCGTGAGGAACTTTATAAAAAGAGTGAATACAACATTATAAGGGTTGAATTTGGGAAAGAATTTGAAGGTGACAATGAACAAAACAACAAGTTCACACGTGCAAAAAAGTATTTAGATGAGTGGATTCAAAAGGGAATTTTGAAATTTGATGAAAAAGAGAGTGTATATGTAATTGAGCAGGAATTTGAAGTAGAAGGCAGGCGATACAAAAGGACAGGTTTAATAGTTTTACTTGAACTTGTTGACTTTGAAGAAGGGATTGTAATTCCTCATGAGTTTACACTCTCCAAACCAAAGCAAGAAAGACTTAATCTTCTTAAACACACACGCGCAAATATAAGCAGCATTTTTGGACTTTATGAAGACAAGGAGTTCAATGTAAAACAAGTACTTGACAGTATCAAGGCAAAAAAGGAAGATATAAATTACAATGGAATTGGTACATTTGAAAGAATGTGGATTGTATCAGATGATGATATAATAGATAAGCTCAAGAAGCTATTTTCTGACAAGAAAATCTTCATAGCAGATGGTCATCACAGGTATGAGACTGCTTTGGAGTATAAAAAAGAGATGATGCAAAAAGAAGATTATAGCAAGGATGCGGATTATAACTATATTATGATAACATTGACAGCGTTAGAGGATGAAGGTATAGTAATCCTTCCAACCCACAGAATTGTTCTTTCAACAGATGTTGAAGAGAATATTTTTATTGAAAGGTTAAAGGAAAACTTTGATATAGAGGAAGGTAAGTATGAGCCTTTAAAGAAAAAGCTTGCAGCATATAGAAAGTATGCGTTCTTAGTGTATACTTACAATAGAAACTACTACTTAATAAAGCTAAAAGATCCTGAAAGAGCCTTGAAAAATGTTGAGGGAAGCAAAGCGTATAAAAACCTTGACGTTGTTGTTTTGCAAAAACTTGTATTAAATGATGTATTAAATATCACTGATGAGGATATATTACACCAAAGAAATCTGAAGTACACAAAGTCAGATAAAGAGTTAATTGATATAGTTGACAGTGGAGGAAAATACGGATTTATATTAAATCCTACACTTGTTGAAGAGTTAAAAGAAGTGTCGTTAAGTGGCGAAAAGATGCCTCAAAAATCTACCTACTTTTATCCAAAGCTTATGACTGGAAATGTAATATTTGTACATCAAAAGTAA
- a CDS encoding TIGR03936 family radical SAM-associated protein: protein MLAKRYRFYFSRDLPSCFISHLDMVRLFERSFRRLNIKLKFTEGFNPHPKITFILPMAVGLCSPEEMFEVDVEEDLDEKVVERLNLILPKGLKVLKIEEAIDKIQVSDMYYKCFIEAEEDFCKHFEEFMEKSPKIKREKDGKVTFRSVWDYLIGYECQKKEDNIELIFHIKVVNGSYIKPEDILKAFSEEYNIEYKIIRVEREKVNYQRVI, encoded by the coding sequence GTGTTGGCAAAAAGGTATAGATTTTACTTTTCACGGGATCTGCCTTCTTGCTTTATTTCACATCTTGATATGGTGAGGCTTTTTGAGAGAAGTTTTAGAAGGCTAAATATCAAACTCAAATTTACAGAAGGCTTTAATCCCCATCCCAAAATCACATTTATTTTGCCAATGGCAGTTGGGCTTTGCTCACCTGAAGAGATGTTTGAAGTTGATGTTGAAGAAGATTTGGATGAGAAGGTAGTGGAGAGACTTAACTTAATTTTGCCAAAAGGACTTAAAGTATTGAAAATTGAAGAAGCAATTGATAAAATACAAGTAAGCGATATGTATTATAAATGTTTTATAGAAGCTGAGGAAGATTTTTGTAAACATTTTGAAGAGTTTATGGAAAAAAGCCCAAAGATAAAGCGTGAAAAAGATGGAAAAGTAACATTTCGAAGTGTTTGGGACTATCTTATAGGTTATGAGTGCCAAAAAAAAGAGGATAATATAGAGCTTATATTTCATATCAAGGTTGTAAATGGAAGTTATATCAAACCAGAGGATATACTTAAAGCATTTTCAGAAGAATATAATATTGAATATAAGATTATAAGAGTAGAAAGGGAAAAAGTAAATTATCAAAGGGTGATATAA
- the serA gene encoding phosphoglycerate dehydrogenase gives MKVLVTERIAKEGIEILKNEGIEVDEKIGLSHEEICNIIGGYDALIVRSATKVNEEMIKCGKNLKVIARAGVGIDNVDVEAATKQGIIVVNAPDGNIMAAAELTIGLIFSIFRYIPQAYMSCKQGDFRRSKFKGVELYEKTAGIIGFGKIGALVAERLKACGMRVIAYDPYVSDEKFKKYGVEKVDFETLLKESDLITIHTPKTPETYNLISEKEFKKMKKGVRIVNCARGGVINEKDLYNAIKEGIVAAAALDVLEKEPNFELEKQEYYNPLLELDNVVITPHLGASTQEAQVNVAVSVAKEVAAVLKGGIAKNAVNLPAFEKEKLDEILPYLELAEAMGKIFIQAERVFAKKIEIIYSGQIDEKMTTWLTRALLKGYLEFSVQDTVNYVNSQVLAQEQGIEVIESKTHEGGKFKNMITARFTTDEKVLELAGTVYNNEGRIIDFFGYKVDFKPEKYMLLIQNIDKPGMIGKIGTIVGEYGINIATMQVSRNKKGEKAVMVCEIDGALPDEAVEKLKNTDGILRVTMAKL, from the coding sequence ATGAAAGTATTGGTTACAGAAAGGATTGCAAAAGAAGGTATAGAGATTTTAAAAAATGAAGGAATTGAAGTTGACGAAAAAATAGGGCTTTCGCACGAAGAGATTTGCAACATTATAGGCGGCTACGATGCTTTAATTGTCAGAAGTGCTACAAAAGTAAATGAAGAGATGATTAAGTGTGGGAAGAACTTAAAAGTGATTGCAAGGGCAGGCGTTGGAATTGATAATGTGGATGTAGAAGCTGCAACAAAACAAGGTATAATTGTGGTCAATGCTCCAGATGGCAATATTATGGCGGCTGCAGAGCTCACAATCGGACTTATATTCAGCATATTCAGGTACATTCCACAGGCATATATGTCTTGCAAACAGGGGGATTTTAGAAGAAGTAAGTTCAAGGGCGTTGAACTATACGAAAAGACAGCTGGAATTATCGGATTTGGCAAGATTGGAGCGTTGGTGGCTGAAAGACTAAAAGCGTGCGGAATGAGAGTTATTGCGTATGACCCATATGTCTCTGATGAGAAGTTCAAAAAATATGGCGTAGAAAAGGTAGATTTTGAAACTCTCTTGAAAGAATCTGATCTTATAACAATTCACACACCCAAGACACCGGAGACTTATAATTTAATTTCCGAGAAAGAATTCAAAAAAATGAAAAAAGGTGTTAGGATAGTAAACTGTGCACGCGGTGGAGTTATCAATGAAAAAGACCTTTACAATGCGATAAAAGAAGGTATTGTTGCAGCAGCAGCGCTTGATGTTTTGGAGAAAGAGCCAAACTTTGAGCTTGAGAAACAGGAATATTACAACCCACTTTTGGAGCTTGACAATGTTGTAATTACACCTCATTTAGGAGCGTCAACTCAAGAAGCGCAGGTGAATGTTGCTGTATCTGTTGCAAAAGAGGTTGCAGCAGTGCTAAAAGGCGGCATTGCAAAAAATGCTGTCAATCTTCCTGCATTTGAGAAAGAAAAACTTGATGAGATTTTGCCATACTTAGAACTTGCTGAAGCAATGGGCAAGATTTTCATCCAAGCAGAAAGAGTCTTTGCGAAGAAAATAGAGATTATCTATAGCGGACAGATAGATGAAAAGATGACAACATGGCTCACACGTGCACTTTTGAAAGGCTATCTTGAGTTTTCTGTTCAGGACACTGTAAATTATGTGAATTCTCAAGTTTTAGCACAAGAACAAGGCATTGAGGTAATTGAGAGCAAAACACACGAAGGCGGAAAGTTCAAGAATATGATAACTGCAAGGTTTACAACAGATGAAAAGGTTTTAGAACTTGCTGGTACAGTTTACAACAATGAAGGGAGAATTATAGATTTCTTTGGATACAAAGTTGACTTCAAGCCAGAAAAGTACATGCTCCTTATTCAAAATATTGACAAGCCTGGTATGATAGGTAAAATTGGTACAATTGTTGGGGAGTACGGAATTAACATTGCTACAATGCAGGTTTCGCGCAACAAAAAAGGTGAAAAAGCTGTTATGGTATGTGAGATTGATGGGGCTTTGCCAGATGAAGCGGTTGAAAAGCTCAAAAATACAGATGGTATCTTGAGAGTCACAATGGCAAAACTATAA
- a CDS encoding TIGR03960 family B12-binding radical SAM protein codes for MVVKDKLFKLLYSVEKPGRYIGNEINMVEKDPNKVDIRFAFCFPDIYEIGMSHLGLKILYHLLNKREDVYCERAFMPWIDMQEKMQKEGIKLFTLETFTTLDEFDIIGFSLSYEMSYTNVLKMIKLSGIPLESKNRPKGMPIVIAGGPCTYNPEPLWEFIDVFVIGEGEEVILEFVDLFKEYKFSEMSKEEFLLRCANIEGCYVPSFYEVKYNQDGTIKAIFPTTSQVPGKVKKRIIKDMDSVYFPTKMITPLIEVVHDRAVVEVFRGCGRGCRFCQAGVIYRPVRFRSMGKVIEYSKELIESTGCNELSLISLSTSDYPNIETLAKNILQFTEDKKVNISLPSLRLDSTSLELLKQIEKVRKPTLTFAPEAGTQKLRDVINKNIQEEDIYSTVKLAFERGFQNVKLYFMLGLPTETNEDIIGIYEIARNIRQIYSDLGLKKRVRITVSTSFFVPKPHTPFQWEPQDSIDEMKRKMKMLKEKLSKIKDVEYNWHDFYLSKLEAVLSRGDRRLSAVLKNALELGCQFDEWGEFFDFSKWQLAFEKANVDYKFYSDRRRDFDEILPWEMIDTGVSKEFLIKECKLAYEAKPTPSCFESCIGCGVATFKGGICVGKKV; via the coding sequence GTGGTTGTTAAAGACAAGTTATTTAAGCTTCTATACAGCGTTGAAAAGCCTGGAAGATATATTGGAAATGAAATAAACATGGTGGAAAAAGACCCAAACAAGGTTGATATAAGGTTTGCGTTTTGCTTTCCGGATATTTACGAGATTGGTATGTCACACTTGGGACTAAAGATTTTATACCATCTTTTGAACAAAAGAGAAGATGTCTATTGTGAGCGTGCTTTTATGCCATGGATTGATATGCAAGAAAAGATGCAAAAGGAAGGTATAAAACTGTTTACACTCGAGACTTTTACTACCTTAGATGAATTCGACATAATAGGTTTTTCGCTTTCATATGAAATGAGCTACACAAATGTTTTAAAGATGATAAAGTTATCTGGAATTCCTCTTGAGAGTAAAAACAGGCCCAAAGGTATGCCAATTGTCATTGCAGGAGGGCCTTGTACGTATAATCCTGAACCGCTATGGGAGTTTATAGATGTGTTTGTAATTGGTGAGGGCGAAGAGGTTATTTTAGAATTTGTTGACCTTTTTAAAGAGTATAAATTTTCTGAAATGTCAAAAGAGGAATTTTTGCTAAGGTGTGCAAACATCGAAGGATGTTATGTCCCGTCGTTTTATGAAGTAAAGTACAATCAAGATGGTACTATCAAGGCTATTTTTCCAACAACAAGTCAAGTGCCTGGAAAGGTAAAAAAGAGAATTATAAAAGACATGGACAGTGTATACTTTCCAACAAAGATGATTACACCTTTGATTGAAGTTGTTCATGACAGGGCAGTTGTTGAGGTTTTCAGAGGATGTGGACGTGGATGTAGGTTTTGCCAAGCTGGTGTAATTTACAGGCCAGTAAGGTTCAGAAGTATGGGAAAGGTGATAGAGTATTCAAAAGAGCTTATTGAAAGTACAGGGTGTAACGAGCTTTCGCTTATTTCCCTGAGCACAAGTGACTATCCCAACATAGAAACTTTAGCAAAGAATATCTTACAATTTACAGAGGACAAAAAGGTAAATATTTCTCTTCCTTCTCTCAGGCTTGACTCAACATCCTTAGAGCTTTTAAAACAAATAGAAAAAGTTAGAAAACCTACATTGACATTTGCACCAGAAGCAGGCACGCAGAAACTTAGAGATGTTATAAACAAGAACATTCAAGAAGAAGACATATACTCTACAGTCAAACTTGCTTTTGAAAGAGGATTCCAAAATGTAAAACTTTATTTCATGTTAGGTCTTCCAACAGAGACAAACGAGGATATTATAGGGATATATGAGATTGCAAGAAATATAAGACAGATTTATTCGGACCTGGGATTGAAAAAGAGGGTCAGAATTACAGTTTCAACATCATTTTTTGTACCAAAACCACATACACCGTTTCAGTGGGAGCCACAGGACAGCATTGATGAGATGAAAAGAAAGATGAAAATGTTAAAAGAAAAGTTGTCAAAAATAAAAGATGTTGAGTACAACTGGCATGATTTTTATTTGAGCAAACTTGAGGCAGTACTCTCACGAGGTGATAGGAGACTGTCAGCCGTTTTGAAAAATGCTCTTGAACTTGGCTGCCAATTTGATGAGTGGGGAGAGTTTTTCGACTTTTCAAAATGGCAGTTAGCTTTTGAAAAAGCAAACGTTGACTACAAGTTCTATTCAGACAGAAGAAGGGATTTTGATGAGATTTTGCCGTGGGAGATGATAGATACTGGTGTGTCAAAAGAGTTTTTGATAAAAGAGTGCAAGCTTGCATATGAAGCAAAACCAACACCTTCGTGTTTTGAAAGTTGTATTGGGTGTGGGGTAGCTACTTTTAAAGGAGGAATCTGTGTTGGCAAAAAGGTATAG
- a CDS encoding Rne/Rng family ribonuclease: MQCEIIVDVSFGETRVAVLEDKELVEIYVERQDQQSIVGNIYKGVVENILPGMDAAFVNIGQDKNAFLYLGDVNRLEFGDTEEYYEIKTNPLALRCGQEIVVQVIKEAYDQKGPRVTTNITLPGRYLVLLPNTEYIGISKRIELEEERARLKEIACRLKPEGMGIIVRTAAEGKSEEVLKNELEFLKNLWQKIRQKSKESAPVLLYKDYDLVFKAVRDMFTNQVDRFVINDRKKYNKIIEFLSTYAPSLKSKVEYFNLATNIFEYFQIEQKLQKALSKRVWLKSGGYIVIDETEALTVIDVNTGKFVGKNDVSETILKTNLEAAVEIARQLRLRDIGGIIVIDFIDMKNPEHQKLVLETLKDALKRDKTKTVVVGITPLGLVEMTRKKVRQRLSCVLQTCCPYCQGTGKILSPETVASQVLKEIEWYFKNRVEEKFFVEINTKVCEVLRKGEVDRIKELQEKYKKRIYLKASSNIHINKFTICPVKDADHYMALCGALSEGDEVLAFVEEEDKFNCQNAIGYVNQNRIEFDNASDLVGKYVYAKVEKVYGTQSKGKILEVCEENKEDVKEF; the protein is encoded by the coding sequence ATGCAATGTGAAATTATAGTTGATGTCAGTTTTGGTGAGACACGAGTTGCAGTTTTAGAAGATAAAGAACTTGTTGAGATTTATGTTGAAAGGCAAGATCAACAGAGTATAGTTGGAAATATATACAAGGGCGTTGTTGAGAATATTTTGCCCGGCATGGACGCCGCCTTTGTAAATATTGGTCAGGACAAGAATGCTTTTCTATACTTAGGTGATGTAAACAGACTTGAGTTTGGCGATACAGAGGAGTACTACGAGATAAAGACAAATCCGCTCGCTTTGCGATGTGGTCAAGAAATAGTTGTGCAAGTAATAAAAGAGGCATATGACCAAAAAGGACCAAGAGTAACAACCAATATAACACTACCAGGTAGGTATTTGGTTCTTTTACCGAACACAGAGTATATTGGAATCTCAAAGAGGATAGAGCTTGAGGAAGAGAGAGCGAGGTTAAAAGAGATTGCTTGCAGACTGAAGCCAGAGGGTATGGGAATTATTGTCAGAACAGCAGCAGAGGGAAAGAGCGAAGAGGTATTAAAAAATGAACTTGAATTTTTGAAAAACCTTTGGCAGAAGATAAGACAAAAGAGCAAAGAAAGTGCACCTGTTCTTTTATATAAGGACTATGACCTTGTCTTTAAAGCGGTAAGGGATATGTTCACAAATCAGGTTGATAGGTTTGTGATAAATGACAGAAAAAAGTATAACAAGATAATAGAATTTTTGTCAACATATGCTCCAAGTCTTAAAAGTAAGGTTGAATATTTTAATCTTGCCACCAACATATTTGAGTATTTTCAGATAGAACAAAAACTGCAAAAAGCATTGTCAAAACGTGTATGGTTAAAAAGTGGTGGGTATATAGTAATAGACGAAACAGAAGCATTGACTGTGATAGATGTCAACACAGGAAAGTTTGTTGGTAAAAATGACGTTTCAGAAACAATCCTCAAAACAAATCTTGAGGCAGCAGTTGAAATTGCAAGGCAGCTGAGGCTTCGTGATATTGGGGGAATTATAGTTATTGACTTTATAGATATGAAAAATCCAGAACATCAAAAGCTTGTGCTGGAGACTTTGAAAGATGCTTTAAAGCGTGACAAGACAAAAACTGTTGTTGTTGGAATAACACCACTTGGGCTTGTTGAGATGACAAGAAAGAAAGTAAGACAGAGGCTCAGCTGTGTTTTGCAAACTTGCTGTCCGTACTGTCAAGGAACCGGTAAAATCCTGTCGCCTGAGACGGTTGCGTCACAGGTATTAAAAGAGATTGAATGGTACTTTAAAAACAGAGTTGAGGAAAAGTTTTTTGTTGAGATAAACACAAAGGTGTGCGAGGTTTTGAGAAAGGGTGAAGTTGATAGAATAAAAGAACTTCAAGAAAAGTACAAGAAGAGGATATACCTAAAGGCTTCTTCTAACATCCATATCAATAAGTTCACAATATGTCCTGTAAAAGATGCTGACCATTACATGGCGTTGTGTGGTGCACTTTCTGAGGGTGACGAGGTTTTAGCATTCGTTGAGGAAGAAGACAAGTTCAATTGCCAGAATGCTATTGGATATGTCAACCAGAACAGAATAGAGTTTGATAATGCTTCTGACCTTGTTGGTAAATACGTCTATGCAAAAGTCGAAAAAGTTTATGGTACCCAGTCAAAAGGCAAGATTTTAGAGGTATGCGAAGAGAATAAAGAGGATGTGAAGGAATTCTAA
- the efp gene encoding elongation factor P yields MVEAGDFRRGLTIEYDGQIFQVIEFLHVKPGKGAAFVRTKLKNIKTGAIIEKTFRPDERMPLAHIERREMQYLYNDGELYYFMDTQTYEQIALNQEMVGDALKFVKENMTVTILSHNGVVFGVEPPRFVELEVIDTEPGFKGDTQTSATKPAKVETGAVIQVPLFINVGDKIKIDTSTEEYLSRV; encoded by the coding sequence ATGGTTGAAGCGGGCGATTTTCGAAGAGGATTGACAATAGAGTACGATGGTCAAATCTTTCAAGTAATTGAGTTTTTGCATGTAAAACCTGGTAAAGGTGCTGCCTTTGTGAGAACAAAATTAAAAAATATAAAAACTGGCGCAATAATTGAAAAGACATTCAGACCTGATGAGAGAATGCCACTTGCACATATTGAAAGAAGAGAGATGCAGTATCTTTACAACGATGGAGAGCTTTATTATTTTATGGACACTCAAACCTATGAGCAGATAGCACTAAACCAAGAGATGGTTGGCGATGCATTAAAGTTTGTAAAAGAAAATATGACAGTTACAATACTTTCTCACAACGGTGTTGTGTTTGGTGTAGAACCTCCAAGATTTGTTGAGCTTGAGGTCATTGACACAGAACCGGGCTTCAAAGGTGATACTCAAACAAGTGCTACAAAACCTGCAAAGGTAGAGACAGGCGCTGTTATTCAAGTACCACTGTTCATCAATGTTGGTGATAAAATAAAGATTGACACCTCGACAGAAGAGTATTTGTCAAGAGTTTAA
- a CDS encoding CD1247 N-terminal domain-containing protein — protein sequence MENLYEKVAYLRGLADGLGVSEESKEGKLIRSIIDVLDEFADAINELDVKYADLEDVVENIDEDLEKLEDEVYDYDDEDYDDYYDEEDEDEDLVEVTCPNCKVTFYLEEDEYLNEDEIECPNCNEVIYLDELVEDYDEEEYDEDYEDEDEDEEKDKEGRQENDRI from the coding sequence ATGGAAAACTTATATGAAAAGGTAGCATATTTAAGAGGTTTAGCAGACGGGCTTGGGGTGAGCGAAGAGTCAAAAGAAGGAAAATTAATAAGAAGCATCATTGATGTGCTGGACGAGTTTGCAGATGCTATAAATGAATTAGATGTGAAATACGCTGACCTTGAAGATGTGGTTGAGAATATCGATGAGGATTTAGAAAAGTTAGAAGATGAAGTTTATGATTATGATGATGAAGACTATGATGATTACTATGACGAAGAAGATGAGGACGAAGATTTAGTTGAAGTTACGTGCCCAAATTGCAAAGTGACATTCTACTTAGAAGAAGATGAGTACTTAAACGAGGACGAAATTGAATGTCCAAACTGCAACGAAGTTATCTACCTTGACGAGCTGGTTGAAGATTATGATGAGGAAGAATATGACGAAGATTATGAAGATGAAGATGAAGATGAAGAAAAAGATAAAGAAGGAAGACAAGAGAATGATAGAATTTAG